CCCAGAGGTGGTCGAGGGGGAAGGTTTTGGAGCCGAGGGGTTTGTAGTGGGTCTCGAACCAGTGCTTGAACTGGGCGAGCATTTTCTGGGTGGGGATGACTCCCATGGTGGGGCGGGGGGAGATCCATTCAAGCTTCGGATTGTAGCTGAAGAGGATGACGGAGAGGTCCCGCGGTATCCGGATGCCTGCCTGCTGGCAGAAGCTGTAGAGGGAGAGCAGGCGCACGTCATCCATGACGATGACGGCGGTGGGCTCCAGGCTGGAGAGTGTGTCTTTCCAGAATTTCTTCCAGGCGTCCGGGTGGGAGCTGAAGAAGACGGGCAGCAGCAGCTCGATGTCCTCCGGCGGCGGGCTGTCATCATAGGCGGCCTGCAGCCCGCTCAGGCAGATGGGATGGGAGGTCTCATCGTAGACGGGGATGAGGATCCTGCGGTGGCCCCACTGGATGAGCAGGCGGGCGAAGCGCTCGATCTCCTCGGCAAATCCGCAGCCTACAGTGCTGAGTTTCGGGGTGTCTGGCTTGAGTCCGCCGATCTGGAAGGTGGGGATGCGCTGGTAGCATTCCCCGGAGATGGCCAGCGGGGCATTCAGCAGCACGGCGGCGTCGGCGGAATGGCGGTGGATAATCTCCGCGATGCGCTTGTCCGCATTGCCCAGGTTCTTGTAGTCGAGCGCCACTTTGGTGGCGGTGCCGGCGTGGGACTCCCAGTAGGTCTGGATCTCGTGCAGCAGGCTGGCGTGCTCTGCGGTGAGAGGCGCCCGCGAGGTGTGGATGATGATGAGATTGTGCTGCTGCTGGCTGCGGGCCTGGCTGTCGGCTTTGGTGAGGATCTGGAAGGGCCGGCCACGGGTGGTGGCGGAGATATGGCCGGCGGCCTGCAGGATGGCGAGGGCGGCGAGGTAGGTTTTGACACTGACCTCGTAGTGCTGGGCCATGACACTGCGGCCGGGCAGCTGGTCTTTCCAGATACCCTGCAGGATGTCCTGCTCCAGCTGGTCTGCCAGGCGTTTGGCGAGTGAGTCTTTCTTGATGGGGCGCATGAGGAGTCGTGAGTGGGGTGAGTATAGAGCAGGCTCTACGGGCAATGGGTATTTTCCATCTAGATTCCTCAGGAGTCTAGTGGAAAAGCAGGCGGGAATCTTGTGCGGCTACTGGGGTTCCTTATTCTGGGAATGCCCTGATCTTCTGTTGGTTAGGGTGAACTCTTGAAAATACACATAATGAAACTCCATACACTCCACACACCCAAGATATTGCTGGCAGGCATGCTGGCTCCGCTACTTCCGCTCACGAGCTCCGCGGCTACCATCTGGTCAGAGAACTTTGATGGCCTGACCACCGGAAGCCTGGTCAATGACGGTGATGGCACGCTGGATAACTTCGATACCTTCTTCCGTATCGGCGGCCCGACCAGTATCTCAGTGAATGAGACCAGCCCCGGCTCCTACACGGATGCGAACCACCTCTACCTGGGCTTCCGCTACCAGACAGGTAATGCGAACATCGTGCTCTCCTCGAACTGGGACTCCGGCAACGACTACTCGCTGAGCTTTGACCTGGACAGCGGCGCTACCCAGAACAGCGGCACCCTGCCGAGCGTCTCCCTGGGATTCGGTGACGGTACCTCCACCACCGCCACAGGCATCCTGGCCTCCACCACCTACACAATCACCGATGACATTGTCACTTTGAATGTGAGTGGTGCGGACATCGCCAATGCCGGGGCCAACGGCCAGAAGATCTATCTCAGGCTGGAGAAGCCGGGCGCCGTGGGCAATGTCTCCGCGCAGTACTACTACGATGACTTCGTGCTGGATGCCACCGCCGCTGTCCCTGAGCCGGCATCCACCTCACTGATCGGTCTCGCCGGTCTGGCGCTGCTAGCCAGACGCCGCCGCTAATACGCTATCGTGTTTGTTCTAACATATTAGTTTGTGTAAGTTGAGAGTCGTTGGTGATTGGCCAACGGCTCTTTTTTTGACCCCTGCGGGGAGAATTGAGTATCAAGAATCGGGAATCGAGAAGCGGGCTAGATGAAACGTATTCCACCACGGAATACACGGAAGGGACGGAAAAGACGGAAAAGACGGAAAAGACGGAAAGGGCTGGCTAGATGGGCCCCTGCGGGAGAGCTCGTATTTTGAACCACGAATTACACGAATCTCACGAATACTGGGCTGATGGAACCCAGCTTGATGAAGCGTTTCTAACCACAGATATCACAGATTGGGATGGATTACCGGCTAGATGAAACTTGGCCCCTGCGGGGCATTACTGATTCGGCTAGAAGGAAACACCCCGGAGGGGTGATAGAAGGTAGCGCGGGGTCAGCGACCAGAGGGAGCGCCACCCCGGGAACCCCGGCCAAAATATAAACCCACCCCGGAGGGGTGGAAGAACAGGTTTCATCAAGCCGGGCATCATCAAGCATGATTCTCGATTCTTTATTCTTGATACTGAATTCTCCCCGCAGGGTTCCATCATGCTGGCCCATTAATGAATAAGCATTAACCAATAACGTAAGCTCAGGTGGAGGAATGGATTTATCACAGCTGGGTCATCGATATTGTTTCAGGCGTTGCTGGTTGATGTGCTCATACCTGCGGTCACGAGAATTGTAGAGATTCACCGGATAGGAGCCAAGCCACTCTCTCATGGGGAAATAGACAGCATAGAGACTGCTGCTAAGCGCCTCAGAATGGATGTGCTCTGCGAGCTGCGGGCGGATGCGGCATAAGGTGATATCGCGATGCCCAAGTGGGTGCTCGACCTTAAACAGCAGGAAAAAAATCAGCACGTAGGTGGCGACCACCCAGAAGGTGATGACAGCGAACTTACGCCACTTCGTTTTCCTTTGCTCCTGAAGAGACTCCATCCGGGGCAGGGTAACAGAAACACGCATGGCCGTACATCTCCCACTTTGCTCAAAAAATCATGAGCGATGGTGCGTCCTCGCGCGGATCAGCATGCAGCGGATCAGAGCGGCGATGAAGGTCACAATCACCGCTGCCGCCACGAGTGGGAGGTCGATCCGGATAGGTACGCTTTCCACCGGATACAAGCGGTTTAAAATCACCTCGCGGACCAGGAATAGGATGATCGCCACGGCTGGGATGAACAGAGGCCAAGACCTCATGGCCTTGTCCAGCTTGAGCGGCAAGATGGAGACAAACGCCAGAGCGACGATGATCCAGAATAGTACCAAGGCAATAAGGCTCATAGAAAAACATCCTCCATTTCTACACCTAAACTCTAGCACAGATAGCACATGAGAAAACCGGAAATCACCGCAGTGATTGCGCCCGCCGGCGCTACATCCCGCAGGGATTCGATCTGTAATCCGTAATCACCAATCAGTAATGCCCCGCAGGGGCCTACCCCAACGGGGTTCCGTACCTTAGCCCGCGGGTTGCAAGCCGAAGGGTCGCTACCCCGGGAAGAGTATTAAAAATAACACGACCCCAACGCGGGTCGCGTAAGTTTCATCTAGCAGGGCATCGTCAAGCAGGAGAGCGGTTCCCGATTCTCCCCGCAGGGGTTCCATCATGCCGGCCAATTAACGAATAACCATTAACCAATAACACGTGCTCAGGTGGAGGAATGGGGTTGTGTGCGGGGGTGTTTCAGGTTTAGGTGATGGGTATGATGAAGTTTGTTGGTTGTTTGCTTGTCTGGGTGATGGCGTTGCTGCCGGTGGGGGCGGAGGTGGAGCATTTCGCGTTGCGTGCGAAGCATGTGCAGAAGGATCATGGTAAGTATGCCTATGAGATCCGCGAAGTGGATGGAGGCCTGCTGATAGAGCTAAGGCTGGGCGAGGTGAGGGGAAGTCTGGATACACGCCAGGTGGAGCTGGTTCCGAAGGAGAGCTTAGCTGACCCTATCAAGACAGGAATGAAGGCGGATGGCTCCGAGCTCAAGCTGCAGTTCCGCTATGGGGATCCCTTCGGTGGCGGAGAGAATGGGGAGTTCTTTGTCTATTTCCATGTGGAGAAGGGATTCTCGGTGGAGAGAAATGTGGATGGCCAGACAAAGATCCAGGGGGTGGAGGCGGACAAGAAGGACGATGCTGCGCAAGCGGAACTGCTGGAGGCTATGTTAGAAAAGTATTACCTGCCCGCATACCGGTATGCACTGGGAAAGGACAAGTGGGACCTGCGGCGGGAGGGAAACAAGATTGTGGTGGAGGCAAAGTTTGAGGTGAGCTGGAACCGCTCGGTAAGTCCGGTGGTCCTGAATGGAGAGGTGAAGACACACAAGCTGAAGTACCGCGCGGAGCTGGAATTCCTGCCTGAGATGAGTGATGCCGCCTACCGCGAGCTGGTGCTGGAGCATGTCCAGAAAGAGATCAAGGCATATCGGGAGATGAGGTTTAACCCGAAAGGCTCGAAAGGTCTCAGCTCAAAACGTCATGCTGAGATTGATGCCAATCCGCTGCCCAAATATTGGTCGATGGGGCGGACACCAGTGGTGCTGAGGACGAACGCCAAGTTTTACATGGGCTTTGTGGATGATGAGCACTACCGGGAGGTTCTCTTCATGCTGGAGGAGCTGGGTACGGGCATGTCGCCCTTTCTTCCGTAGAGGTATGGAGGGCCCCTGCCGGGGAGAATTAAGAATTGAGAATCAAGAAGCGGGCTAGATGAAGCATACGCGACCCGCGTTGGGGTCGTATTGTTTTTATAATCTTATTCCCGGGGTGGCGCTCCTTCTGGTCGCTGACCCCGGGCTAGACGACGGAACCCCGTTGGGGTTCGCTGGCTAAACGGAACGAAGCCCTGCGGGCTGGTCATGGGTCAATGGTCAGGAGTCATTGGGGTACGCCCACGCGAGAAGAAGCCGGCAGGATCATTCGGAACCGTAGCCAGTAGCGGGTAGGAAGTAGCATCACCGGATAAACCGGTGAGCGCTTACGCAGACAAGAAGGTTAGACACAGTACCAAAGAAATTTCCCACTGGAAATTTCTGCTACCCGCTACTCCCTACCTGCTACAGCCCCTACCCTCCCTTGACCCATGACAAGCGGCCGGAGGGCGCTACCCCAACGGGGTTCCGTACCTTAGCCCGGCGGTTGCGAGCCGAAGGATCGCTACCCCGGGAAAAGGATAGAAAATAGAACACGACCCCAACGCGGGTCGCGTAAGTTTCATCGTAGAGGGTGCCATCAAGCCGGCCCATTAACGAATAACCATTAACCAATAACGCACGTTCAAGCGGCCAGAGGGCGCTACATCCCTCACGCCTTCTTCGCTTTGCGGCCTTTGTTGAGCTCGCCGTGGTTGAGAAGCAGGATGATGAGAAGGGTGAAGGCGATCAGCAGGAGCTGCGGGAAGGTGACGAAGGCGTATTCAGCCGCATCAGCGGGATCGTGTTTATCGATGGGGAAGAGAATAAAGTTGTGGAGAGGGCTAGAAGCACCATAGGGATCTTCGAGTCCTTCGGCGTAGATGAGCAAGGAACCGGACTTGAGAAGTTCATGGTATTGGATGCCTAGTGCCTGATCGATGCCAAGCTGGTCCTCTGAGGAAAAGTCCGTGTGGTCTGCTTTGGCTAGATGAATTCCCCCGGATACCGCTCCGATGATGTAGTCTTTGTCTCCTTGCTGGTAGTACGCGAAGAGGTGCCACCCGCAGAGGTTGATGACAACCGGGCTGAGCGCGAGCAGGAGCAGGATGATGGAGAAGGCTTTGCGGATCATGGCTGCTGGGATTCGTCGAGCACTTGGCGGGCTTGCTGGAGGATGTGGTCGTCGATGGTGGCGAGGGTCATGCCCGCGTGGCTGTCGTAGTTCTGGCCTTCACTTCTGAGCATGTCGATTGCATCATAGAGCTTTTCCCACTTGTGGAGAATATCGGAGTAGCCGCATTGGGTGCAGGCACGGAGCAGGTAATCCAGGCCTAGCTGTGGTGTGAGGTGGCCGGCGAGCATTTCCCGGCAGATCTGCTGCTCAAGCCAGGCTGCTTCCTCATCGTCTAATGGTGGAGTGAAGCTACTTTCCTGCAAGGCTTTGTGAAAGAGGTAACCGATGGTGTCTTCGTCCTCGTGATCCGCGCCGGCGAGCAGGATGGTGGATTCTCCCTCGCAGCCTTCTTCCAGACGCGCGACTGCCCACTGGATCATGGCCTTCTCGGCACCAGCCTTGCCTAGCAGCGCAAGCATGTAGACGTGCTCGGTGGTGAATGGAGCGGGGCTTGGCTGTGGGCGGGGTGGGAAGTGGTCTTGCTCTGCAGCTGGTGCTTTTAACTTGTTAGGGTGAACGGGATTGGGGCTGGTGGGGATCAGGGTGGTGTCCGGGGTTTC
The sequence above is drawn from the Rubritalea squalenifaciens DSM 18772 genome and encodes:
- a CDS encoding substrate-binding domain-containing protein produces the protein MPVEPALYSPHSRLLMRPIKKDSLAKRLADQLEQDILQGIWKDQLPGRSVMAQHYEVSVKTYLAALAILQAAGHISATTRGRPFQILTKADSQARSQQQHNLIIIHTSRAPLTAEHASLLHEIQTYWESHAGTATKVALDYKNLGNADKRIAEIIHRHSADAAVLLNAPLAISGECYQRIPTFQIGGLKPDTPKLSTVGCGFAEEIERFARLLIQWGHRRILIPVYDETSHPICLSGLQAAYDDSPPPEDIELLLPVFFSSHPDAWKKFWKDTLSSLEPTAVIVMDDVRLLSLYSFCQQAGIRIPRDLSVILFSYNPKLEWISPRPTMGVIPTQKMLAQFKHWFETHYKPLGSKTFPLDHLWGESISKI
- a CDS encoding PEP-CTERM sorting domain-containing protein, whose translation is MKLHTLHTPKILLAGMLAPLLPLTSSAATIWSENFDGLTTGSLVNDGDGTLDNFDTFFRIGGPTSISVNETSPGSYTDANHLYLGFRYQTGNANIVLSSNWDSGNDYSLSFDLDSGATQNSGTLPSVSLGFGDGTSTTATGILASTTYTITDDIVTLNVSGADIANAGANGQKIYLRLEKPGAVGNVSAQYYYDDFVLDATAAVPEPASTSLIGLAGLALLARRRR